One segment of Acidobacteriota bacterium DNA contains the following:
- a CDS encoding GreA/GreB family elongation factor, with amino-acid sequence MPYDPLTVKQTLVSSLVSELARMAESAVRSAEEATGEMYVGSDRTRNRGERGKFLESAYYLTARAKQAEEYAALARRLREMDLSPARKAREGALLHLREEGRDGTLRLFLAPGGMGSRLEAGPFPVEVVSPDSPLGRALSGKRPAARVCVNLPAGSRSFLILSVE; translated from the coding sequence ATGCCCTACGACCCCCTGACCGTGAAGCAGACCCTGGTGTCGTCCCTGGTGTCGGAGTTGGCGCGGATGGCCGAGAGCGCCGTCCGCTCGGCGGAGGAGGCCACCGGCGAAATGTACGTGGGGTCCGACCGGACCCGCAACCGGGGCGAGCGCGGCAAGTTCCTGGAGTCGGCCTACTACCTCACCGCCCGGGCAAAGCAGGCCGAGGAGTACGCCGCCCTGGCGCGGCGCCTCCGGGAGATGGACCTCTCCCCTGCACGGAAGGCCCGGGAGGGGGCCCTGCTCCACCTCCGCGAAGAGGGGCGGGACGGGACCCTGCGCCTCTTCCTCGCCCCCGGGGGCATGGGGAGCCGCCTGGAGGCGGGCCCTTTCCCCGTGGAGGTGGTCAGCCCCGATTCCCCCCTGGGGCGGGCCCTGTCCGGCAAGCGCCCCGCCGCCCGCGTCTGCGTGAACCTTCCCGCCGGATCACGGTCGTTCCTGATCCTGTCCGTGGAATGA